ACTGatatatatatcaatatatctcattttattttcatagaAAGAAAAGCAACTTTCTGAAACCTTATCAACATTAGTGAATGAAGCTTACAGCACGTTATTACATCCCTTAAAAAGAGGATTATATATGTTAAAACTTAATGGCATAACAATATCAGAAGGAACAAATAATGTGGATAAAGAATTTTTACTTGAAATTATGGAAAAAAACGAAGAAGTAGAAGATGCTgcaaataatcatgaaaaaataaaaaaactaacACTGGATAATGAGAGTATATTAAATGGTTTGAcaatgtaatatttattttatttaagaatTAATGCTTTTAATGTTTTACCATTgagtaataaaaatgttttttctgtAGGGAAATAACTGATGCATTTAAGCAAGGAGATATCAAAAAAGCAGAATCTCTTCTTATACGTATGAAGTATTATGatagtataaataataaattgaaaaaactaaaatatgattTAGGTATCATAGAGTAAACATAATTTCTAACAATGTATAAAGTACTTGTAATATATACATTTCTGTATAAAATGCAATATATTTGTTGCTTATAGATTTAAATATTTGAacatatcattatttttatgttaattCATTTTCACTTCTTCATTGTTTATATCCTAAACAGTATCTTATTACTTTTTAAaacactgtgtgtgtgtgtgtatatatataaagacATGatcatataaaaaataaaataacaagacTCATAGAATTATTTTTGTTGATTATCTATTGTCCATTGCTCAATCCATTGACATATTCTATTTACATTTTCTGTGATTTGATTTGGATTATTGCTTGTCAGTTCATGAACTATTTCTTCCTTATAAGCTAACTTTGCTTCTTCAAGAATAGTTTGAAATATTTCACAATCTATATTATCTTCTAACTTTTTCCCTGTATAGCCCCTTTCCCTCAAACGATCATATAAAATAGTGTTAT
This sequence is a window from Lasioglossum baleicum unplaced genomic scaffold, iyLasBale1 scaffold2461, whole genome shotgun sequence. Protein-coding genes within it:
- the LOC143221478 gene encoding LOW QUALITY PROTEIN: iron-sulfur cluster co-chaperone protein HscB-like (The sequence of the model RefSeq protein was modified relative to this genomic sequence to represent the inferred CDS: inserted 1 base in 1 codon), which translates into the protein MYLRRTLSNFTRKYNILYLKFIQQQQNLHSYYVDKNYSPSLILTNVSQYSSDSPLKCWNCNFVYKSDLFCSKCKVLQEPPENLTYFDIIGIAKSYDINITEIQKKYKDLQKXLHPDKFSTKSEKEKQLSETLSTLVNEAYSTLLHPLKRGLYMLKLNGITISEGTNNVDKEFLLEIMEKNEEVEDAANNHEKIKKLTLDNESILNGLTMEITDAFKQGDIKKAESLLIRMKYYDSINNKLKKLKYDLGIIE